A genomic window from Aythya fuligula isolate bAytFul2 chromosome 15, bAytFul2.pri, whole genome shotgun sequence includes:
- the SLC29A4 gene encoding equilibrative nucleoside transporter 4 isoform X2, with protein sequence MGSVGTERFKELSPAGTPEGNVVMSFSFDSYQLEEDELQRGSQAKGVLTFMEPVSEDPEPQDRYHGIYFAMLLAGVGFLLPYNSFITDVDYLHHKYPGTSIVFDMSLTYILVALVAVILNNALVELLSLHTRISVASATSGWSSSPAGKPTPSTWWPSGWWLLAAQQSSFYGYTGLLPKRYTQGVMTGESTAGVIISLSRIFTKLLLSDEKENTVIFFFISIGMELTCFILHLLVKRTRFVRYYTSCPRKGHPASRGDHGTGTGTGYRVHHDVTAEDVRFEDRPRGQPGSPRDSLGPEGELVGSGTYMRFDVPRPKIKRSWPSFRDMLLHRYVVSRLIWAYMLSIAMTYFITLCLFPGLESEIHNCTLGEWLPILIMAIFNLSDFVGKILAALPYDWRGPHLLIYSCLRVVFIPLFIMCVYPNGKPAFGHPAWPCVFSLLMGITNGYFGSVPMILAAGKVSPEQRELAGNTMTVSYMTGLTLGSAVAYFAYSLTSTSHSSCFYTETSNGSFLGGY encoded by the exons ATGGGCTCGGTGGGAACGGAGCGCTTCAAGGAGCTGAGCCCGGCGGGGACGCCCGAGGGGAACGTGGTGATGAGCTTCAGCTTCGACAGCTACCAGCTGGAGGAGGACGAGCTGCAGCGGGGCAGCCAGGCCAAGGGCGTCCTCACCTTCATGGAGCCgg TTTCTGAAGACCCCGAGCCACAGGACCGATACCACGGGATCTACTTCGccatgctgctggctggggttGGGTTTCTCCTGCCGTACAACAGCTTCATCACCGACGTGGACTACCTGCACCACAAGTACCCAG GGACCTCCATCGTCTTCGACATGAGCCTCACCTACATCCTGGTGGCCTTGGTGGCCGTCATCCTCAACAACGCGCTGGTGGAGCTGCTGAGCCTGCACACGCGCATCTCCGTGG CATCTGCGACGTCTGGCTGGAGCTCTTCACCCGCCGGCAAGCCTACGCCATCAACCTGGTGGCCGTCGGGGTGGTGGCTTTTGGCTGCACAG CAATCCAGCTTCTACGGCTACACGGGGCTGCTGCCCAAGCGCTACACGCAGGGCGTGATGACGGGCGAGA GCACCGCTGGGGTCATCATCTCGCTCAGCCGCATCTTCACCAAGCTGCTGCTGTCGGACGAGAAGGAGAACACGGtcatcttcttcttcatctCCATCGGCATGGAGCTGACCTGCTTCATCCTCCACCTCCTGGTGAAGCGCACCCGCTTCGTCCGCTACTACACCTCCTGCCCCCGCAAGGGCCACCCCGCATCCCGGGGGGACCacgggacggggacagggacagggtaCCGCGTCCACCACGATGTCACCGCCGAGGACGTCCGATTT GAGGACCGGCCACGGGGACAGCCTGGTTCCCCCCGGGACAGCCTTGGCCCCGAAGGCGAGCTGGTGGGCAGCGGCACCTACATGCGCTTCGATGTGCCCCGGCCCAAAATCAAGAGGAGCTGGCCCAGCTTCAGAG ACATGCTGCTGCACCGCTACGTCGTGTCGCGGCTCATCTGGGCCTACATGCTGTCCATCGCCATGACCTACTTCATCACCCTGTGCCTCTTCCCCGGGCTGGAGTCGGAGATCCACAACTGCACGCTGGGCGAGTGGCTCCCCATCCTCATCATGGCCATCTTCAACCTCTCCGACTTCGTCGGCAAG ATCCTGGCCGCCCTGCCCTACGACTGGAGGGGCCCCCACCTCCTGATCTACTCCTGCCTCCGCGTGGTCTTCATCCCCCTCTTCATCATGTGCGTCTACCCCAACGGGAAGCCGGCCTTCGGCCACCCGGCCTGGCCCTGCGTCTTCTCCCTCCTCATGGGCATCACCAACGGCTACTTCGGCAGCGTGCCCATGATCCTGGCGGCCGGCAAAGTGAGCCCCGAGCAGCGGGAGCTGGCAG GGAACACCATGACCGTGTCCTACATGACGGGCTTGACGCTGGGCTCGGCCGTGGCGTATTTTGCCTACAGCCTCACCAGCACGTCCCACAGTAGCTGTTTCTACACCGAAACGTCCAACGGCTCCTTCCTGGGGGGGTACTGA
- the SLC29A4 gene encoding equilibrative nucleoside transporter 4 isoform X1, with the protein MGSVGTERFKELSPAGTPEGNVVMSFSFDSYQLEEDELQRGSQAKGVLTFMEPVSEDPEPQDRYHGIYFAMLLAGVGFLLPYNSFITDVDYLHHKYPGTSIVFDMSLTYILVALVAVILNNALVELLSLHTRISVGYLFALGPLLFVSICDVWLELFTRRQAYAINLVAVGVVAFGCTVQQSSFYGYTGLLPKRYTQGVMTGESTAGVIISLSRIFTKLLLSDEKENTVIFFFISIGMELTCFILHLLVKRTRFVRYYTSCPRKGHPASRGDHGTGTGTGYRVHHDVTAEDVRFEDRPRGQPGSPRDSLGPEGELVGSGTYMRFDVPRPKIKRSWPSFRDMLLHRYVVSRLIWAYMLSIAMTYFITLCLFPGLESEIHNCTLGEWLPILIMAIFNLSDFVGKILAALPYDWRGPHLLIYSCLRVVFIPLFIMCVYPNGKPAFGHPAWPCVFSLLMGITNGYFGSVPMILAAGKVSPEQRELAGNTMTVSYMTGLTLGSAVAYFAYSLTSTSHSSCFYTETSNGSFLGGY; encoded by the exons ATGGGCTCGGTGGGAACGGAGCGCTTCAAGGAGCTGAGCCCGGCGGGGACGCCCGAGGGGAACGTGGTGATGAGCTTCAGCTTCGACAGCTACCAGCTGGAGGAGGACGAGCTGCAGCGGGGCAGCCAGGCCAAGGGCGTCCTCACCTTCATGGAGCCgg TTTCTGAAGACCCCGAGCCACAGGACCGATACCACGGGATCTACTTCGccatgctgctggctggggttGGGTTTCTCCTGCCGTACAACAGCTTCATCACCGACGTGGACTACCTGCACCACAAGTACCCAG GGACCTCCATCGTCTTCGACATGAGCCTCACCTACATCCTGGTGGCCTTGGTGGCCGTCATCCTCAACAACGCGCTGGTGGAGCTGCTGAGCCTGCACACGCGCATCTCCGTGG GTTACCTCTTCGCCCTGGGCCCCCTGCTCTTTGTCAGCATCTGCGACGTCTGGCTGGAGCTCTTCACCCGCCGGCAAGCCTACGCCATCAACCTGGTGGCCGTCGGGGTGGTGGCTTTTGGCTGCACAG TGCAGCAATCCAGCTTCTACGGCTACACGGGGCTGCTGCCCAAGCGCTACACGCAGGGCGTGATGACGGGCGAGA GCACCGCTGGGGTCATCATCTCGCTCAGCCGCATCTTCACCAAGCTGCTGCTGTCGGACGAGAAGGAGAACACGGtcatcttcttcttcatctCCATCGGCATGGAGCTGACCTGCTTCATCCTCCACCTCCTGGTGAAGCGCACCCGCTTCGTCCGCTACTACACCTCCTGCCCCCGCAAGGGCCACCCCGCATCCCGGGGGGACCacgggacggggacagggacagggtaCCGCGTCCACCACGATGTCACCGCCGAGGACGTCCGATTT GAGGACCGGCCACGGGGACAGCCTGGTTCCCCCCGGGACAGCCTTGGCCCCGAAGGCGAGCTGGTGGGCAGCGGCACCTACATGCGCTTCGATGTGCCCCGGCCCAAAATCAAGAGGAGCTGGCCCAGCTTCAGAG ACATGCTGCTGCACCGCTACGTCGTGTCGCGGCTCATCTGGGCCTACATGCTGTCCATCGCCATGACCTACTTCATCACCCTGTGCCTCTTCCCCGGGCTGGAGTCGGAGATCCACAACTGCACGCTGGGCGAGTGGCTCCCCATCCTCATCATGGCCATCTTCAACCTCTCCGACTTCGTCGGCAAG ATCCTGGCCGCCCTGCCCTACGACTGGAGGGGCCCCCACCTCCTGATCTACTCCTGCCTCCGCGTGGTCTTCATCCCCCTCTTCATCATGTGCGTCTACCCCAACGGGAAGCCGGCCTTCGGCCACCCGGCCTGGCCCTGCGTCTTCTCCCTCCTCATGGGCATCACCAACGGCTACTTCGGCAGCGTGCCCATGATCCTGGCGGCCGGCAAAGTGAGCCCCGAGCAGCGGGAGCTGGCAG GGAACACCATGACCGTGTCCTACATGACGGGCTTGACGCTGGGCTCGGCCGTGGCGTATTTTGCCTACAGCCTCACCAGCACGTCCCACAGTAGCTGTTTCTACACCGAAACGTCCAACGGCTCCTTCCTGGGGGGGTACTGA